A stretch of the Staphylococcus sp. NRL 16/872 genome encodes the following:
- the recJ gene encoding single-stranded-DNA-specific exonuclease RecJ, with translation MIKSKYKWLYEPPTEYIADDVAKAYKLTPIIKKVLESKAITKESDIKALLSEAPVSHDPRLLSDMDKAIERINQAIDKRERILVYGDYDADGVTSTTILVNTLRMLGAEVGWYIPNRFTEGYGPNELAFRNAYDEGVSLIITVDNGIQGHDEIKMVQELGVDVIVTDHHEIGRTLPEAFAIVHPMHPEFDYPFHYLCGAGVAFKLSQVLLDNPPNYFESLAAIGTIADLVSLTDENRTIVNNGLAHLNEHCPLQIKAILNQAGFNDTINEETIGFIIGPRLNAVGRLEDASLAAELLMSEDEEEAEFLAEQVEHFNIERKDIVAQITEEALVMAEEKVKAGHQFLLLAKEDWHEGVLGIVASKIVETYSLPTLILNIDLEQNHAKGSARSIEQVSMFEILSAHQDLISKFGGHHMAAGMTMEIENIDPLEQGLNEWMAQLTEHTSLEPTKHVTVKLEEKDITVGNINDIQKLSPFGTDFEKPLFEIDDIDVTDVKAIGKDKTHLKLVAGEQQLQNLFWKNGQLATQIEIGQPINLLGHLQINEWNGNQSPQLIIQDLATNDEQILDYRSKRKQLDIDPTNHQYAFVIHPKKEKLDDNYYFYGEEIRPSHDIIVFRDLPPNLESVQQSLQGLTYSQLYLVLQHSQSIYFEGMPNATLFKNCYKALLNKQEMNLVQEGMQLCQYLRIKPNLLKFMLKVFLDLGFITDENGIIKINNNPNKQAIESSRIYQARQARIEVEQLLLYDDFSQLKKWIKNQKG, from the coding sequence ATGATTAAATCTAAGTATAAATGGCTTTATGAACCTCCAACTGAATATATAGCAGATGATGTAGCTAAAGCATATAAATTAACACCTATTATAAAAAAAGTATTGGAAAGTAAAGCCATCACTAAAGAAAGTGATATTAAAGCTTTACTGTCAGAGGCACCAGTTAGTCACGATCCACGCTTATTAAGCGACATGGATAAAGCAATTGAAAGAATCAATCAAGCGATTGATAAACGTGAACGTATATTAGTATATGGAGATTATGATGCTGACGGTGTTACTTCTACCACTATTCTCGTTAATACGTTAAGAATGTTAGGTGCTGAAGTTGGATGGTATATTCCAAACCGCTTCACTGAAGGTTATGGCCCTAATGAACTTGCTTTTAGAAATGCTTACGACGAAGGTGTTTCACTCATTATTACGGTAGATAATGGGATACAAGGTCATGATGAAATAAAAATGGTGCAGGAATTAGGGGTAGACGTTATTGTTACGGACCATCATGAAATTGGTCGTACACTTCCAGAAGCCTTTGCTATCGTGCATCCTATGCATCCAGAATTCGATTATCCATTTCATTATTTATGTGGGGCTGGTGTAGCATTTAAATTATCTCAAGTGCTATTAGACAATCCTCCTAATTATTTTGAGAGCTTAGCTGCTATAGGAACCATTGCTGATTTGGTGTCATTAACAGATGAGAACCGTACCATTGTAAATAATGGGTTAGCTCACTTAAATGAGCACTGTCCATTACAAATTAAAGCTATTTTAAATCAAGCGGGATTTAATGACACGATAAATGAAGAAACGATTGGTTTTATTATTGGACCTAGACTAAATGCAGTAGGTCGTCTAGAAGATGCTTCATTAGCTGCAGAATTGCTTATGTCAGAAGATGAGGAAGAGGCCGAGTTTTTAGCTGAACAAGTCGAACATTTTAATATTGAGCGTAAAGATATTGTTGCTCAGATTACTGAAGAAGCCTTAGTTATGGCTGAAGAAAAAGTGAAAGCTGGTCATCAATTTTTATTACTCGCCAAAGAAGATTGGCACGAAGGTGTATTAGGAATAGTAGCATCTAAAATTGTTGAAACCTATTCATTACCAACTTTAATTTTAAATATAGATTTAGAACAAAATCATGCTAAAGGGTCAGCTAGAAGTATCGAACAAGTGTCAATGTTTGAAATATTGAGTGCGCATCAAGACTTAATCTCTAAATTTGGTGGTCACCATATGGCTGCAGGAATGACTATGGAAATTGAGAACATTGACCCATTAGAGCAAGGCTTAAATGAATGGATGGCACAGTTAACAGAACATACTTCATTAGAACCTACTAAACATGTTACTGTAAAACTCGAAGAAAAAGACATTACAGTTGGTAATATTAATGATATTCAAAAACTAAGTCCTTTCGGTACGGATTTCGAGAAACCATTATTTGAAATTGATGATATAGATGTAACAGATGTTAAAGCCATTGGTAAAGATAAGACACATTTAAAATTAGTAGCCGGCGAACAACAACTTCAAAATCTTTTCTGGAAAAATGGGCAACTAGCCACTCAGATCGAAATAGGCCAGCCTATTAATTTATTGGGTCATTTACAAATTAATGAATGGAATGGCAATCAATCACCACAACTTATCATTCAAGATTTAGCAACAAACGATGAACAAATATTAGATTATAGAAGTAAACGTAAACAATTAGATATAGATCCTACCAATCATCAATATGCGTTTGTTATTCATCCTAAGAAAGAAAAATTAGATGACAATTATTATTTTTATGGTGAAGAGATTAGACCGAGTCATGATATAATTGTATTTCGTGATTTACCACCGAATCTTGAAAGTGTTCAACAAAGTTTACAAGGTTTAACTTATTCACAATTATATTTAGTCTTACAACATAGTCAGTCTATATATTTCGAAGGCATGCCAAACGCTACGTTGTTTAAAAATTGCTATAAAGCACTATTGAATAAACAAGAAATGAATTTAGTACAAGAAGGTATGCAATTATGTCAATATTTAAGAATTAAACCTAACTTACTGAAATTTATGTTGAAAGTGTTTCTTGATTTAGGCTTTATCACTGATGAAAATGGTATAATTAAAATAAACAATAATCCTAACAAACAAGCGATTGAATCAAGTCGCATTTATCAAGCTAGACAAGCAAGAATTGAAGTTGAGCAACTTCTACTCTATGATGACTTTTCACAATTAAAAAAATGGATTAAAAATCAAAAGGGCTAA
- the secDF gene encoding protein translocase subunit SecDF: MKKISRIIAFLLIVVVLFVGMGLTYKNVVKNVNLGLDLQGGFEVLYQVKPLDGGKKIDDKALQSTARTLENRVNVLGVSEPHIQVEDPDRIRVQLAGVKDPDEARKILSSQANLTIRDADDKVKLTGKDIEQGSAKQEFKQGTNEPAVTFKLKDRAKFKKVTEEISKKQENMMVVWLDYKKGDSYHKELEKPEDKRKYVSAASVNQPINSDSVEISGGFHGQKGVERAKQIAELLNAGSLPVDLKEIYSNSVGAQFGQDALDKTIFASAIGIAVIYLFMVGFYRLPGLVAIIALTVYIYLTLVAFNFISGVLTLPGLAALVLGVGMAVDANIIMYERIKDELRIGRTLKQAYSKANKSSFLTIFDSNLTTVIAAGVLFFFGESSVKGFATMLLLGILMIFVTAVFLSRWLLSLLVSSNYFKKKYWLFGVKKKDRHDINESVDVHDLKTSFEKWDFVKLAKPLISISVLILVVGIIILSIFKLNLGIDFSAGTRVDINSDTKLTQAKVERTVKDLGLTPDQIQINGEGNKKATVQFKKDLSKNEVIKVNEKMNDEYGHKPTVNTVSPMIGQELAKNAMKALIFAAIGIIIYVSLRFEWRMGLSSVLALLHDVFIIVALFSLFRLEVDITFIAAILTIVGYSINDTIVTFDRVRENLHKIKVITDPEQIDDIVNRSIRQTMTRSINTVLTVVVVVIAILIFGAGSLFNFSLALLIGLISGVFSSVFIAVPLWGIMKKRQLKKSENGKLVVYKEKKSNDEKILV, encoded by the coding sequence GTGAAAAAAATTAGTAGGATAATTGCATTCTTATTAATTGTAGTCGTCCTCTTTGTGGGAATGGGACTTACATATAAGAACGTAGTTAAGAACGTAAATCTTGGTCTTGATTTACAAGGTGGTTTCGAGGTGCTTTATCAAGTCAAACCACTTGATGGTGGTAAAAAGATTGATGATAAAGCTTTACAATCTACTGCTCGCACGTTAGAAAATCGTGTAAATGTATTGGGTGTTTCCGAACCACATATTCAAGTAGAAGACCCTGATCGTATCAGAGTTCAGTTAGCTGGTGTAAAAGATCCGGATGAAGCTCGGAAGATTTTATCTTCTCAAGCAAATTTAACGATTCGTGATGCAGATGACAAAGTTAAATTAACAGGTAAGGATATTGAACAAGGTTCAGCCAAGCAAGAATTTAAGCAAGGTACAAATGAACCAGCAGTTACTTTTAAATTGAAAGATCGTGCTAAGTTTAAAAAAGTAACGGAAGAAATTTCTAAAAAGCAAGAAAACATGATGGTAGTTTGGTTAGACTATAAAAAAGGTGATAGCTACCATAAAGAATTAGAGAAACCTGAGGATAAACGTAAATACGTTTCAGCTGCTTCAGTTAATCAACCTATCAATTCAGATAGCGTAGAAATTTCTGGTGGTTTCCATGGTCAAAAAGGCGTAGAAAGAGCTAAACAAATTGCAGAACTACTTAACGCTGGGTCATTACCAGTTGATTTAAAAGAGATTTATTCAAATTCTGTAGGTGCTCAATTTGGTCAAGATGCACTGGATAAAACAATTTTCGCATCTGCCATTGGTATTGCTGTAATTTACTTATTCATGGTAGGTTTCTACAGATTACCAGGTTTAGTTGCGATTATCGCATTAACGGTATATATCTACTTAACCCTAGTAGCATTTAACTTTATATCTGGGGTGCTTACACTACCAGGTTTAGCTGCCCTAGTGCTTGGTGTAGGTATGGCAGTCGATGCTAACATCATTATGTATGAACGGATAAAAGATGAATTGAGGATTGGACGAACGCTTAAACAAGCCTATAGCAAGGCAAACAAAAGTTCATTCTTAACGATCTTTGACTCAAACTTAACAACTGTTATTGCAGCCGGCGTGTTATTCTTCTTCGGTGAAAGCTCAGTTAAAGGTTTCGCTACGATGTTACTATTAGGTATTTTAATGATCTTCGTAACAGCGGTATTCTTATCAAGATGGTTACTTTCATTACTTGTATCATCTAATTATTTCAAAAAGAAATATTGGTTATTTGGTGTTAAGAAAAAAGACCGTCATGATATAAATGAAAGCGTAGATGTACATGATTTAAAAACATCATTCGAAAAATGGGATTTTGTTAAACTAGCTAAACCACTAATTAGTATAAGTGTACTTATTTTAGTAGTCGGTATTATTATTTTAAGTATTTTTAAATTAAATTTAGGTATCGATTTCTCAGCTGGTACGCGTGTAGACATCAATTCTGATACCAAATTGACGCAAGCAAAAGTAGAGCGCACAGTTAAGGATTTAGGCTTAACGCCAGACCAAATTCAAATTAACGGAGAGGGCAATAAAAAAGCAACAGTTCAATTTAAAAAAGATTTATCTAAAAATGAAGTTATTAAAGTAAATGAAAAAATGAATGATGAATATGGTCATAAACCAACTGTAAATACAGTATCACCTATGATTGGTCAAGAGTTAGCTAAAAATGCTATGAAAGCACTTATATTTGCAGCTATTGGTATCATCATATATGTATCATTAAGATTCGAATGGAGAATGGGTCTTTCATCTGTATTAGCTTTACTTCACGATGTATTTATTATTGTTGCGTTATTTAGTTTATTCAGATTAGAAGTAGATATTACATTCATTGCAGCAATTTTAACTATCGTAGGTTATTCAATTAACGATACAATTGTTACGTTTGACCGTGTAAGGGAAAACTTACATAAGATTAAAGTGATTACTGATCCTGAACAAATTGATGATATTGTTAATCGTTCAATCAGACAAACGATGACACGTTCTATAAATACAGTATTAACGGTTGTAGTTGTTGTTATCGCGATATTAATCTTTGGTGCAGGAAGTCTATTTAATTTCTCACTTGCATTATTAATTGGTTTAATTTCAGGGGTATTCTCTTCAGTCTTTATCGCTGTTCCACTTTGGGGCATTATGAAGAAACGCCAATTGAAGAAATCTGAAAATGGAAAATTAGTAGTGTATAAAGAGAAAAAATCTAATGATGAAAAAATCTTAGTTTAA
- a CDS encoding adenine phosphoribosyltransferase, which translates to MDLKQYVSEVEDWPKAGVSFKDITTIMDNGEAYGYATDQIVEYAKERDVDIVVGPEARGFIIGCPVAYSMGIGFAPVRKEGKLPREVIRYEYDLEYGKNVLTMHKDAIKPGQRVLITDDLLATGGTIEAAIKLVEKLGGIVVGIAFIIELKYLNGIEKIKDYDVMSLISYDE; encoded by the coding sequence ATGGATTTAAAGCAATATGTTTCAGAGGTTGAAGACTGGCCTAAAGCTGGTGTGAGTTTCAAAGATATTACAACAATCATGGATAATGGAGAAGCATATGGCTATGCCACTGACCAAATTGTTGAATATGCTAAAGAGAGAGATGTGGATATTGTCGTAGGGCCTGAAGCAAGGGGATTTATTATTGGATGTCCTGTCGCTTATTCAATGGGTATCGGCTTTGCTCCAGTTAGAAAAGAAGGTAAATTACCTCGCGAAGTGATTCGTTATGAATATGACTTAGAATACGGCAAAAATGTTTTAACAATGCATAAAGACGCCATTAAACCAGGGCAACGTGTGTTAATTACAGATGATTTGTTAGCTACTGGTGGTACAATTGAAGCGGCAATTAAATTAGTTGAAAAACTAGGTGGCATAGTTGTAGGTATTGCATTTATTATAGAATTAAAATACTTAAATGGTATTGAAAAAATTAAAGATTATGATGTAATGAGTTTAATCTCTTACGATGAGTAA
- the yajC gene encoding preprotein translocase subunit YajC: MNVSALILPIILIIVFYFFLIRPQQKRAKEHREMISRIESGQRVTTIGGLKGTVKAVDETTVVITVNGHGTEMTFEKPAIKQVDPS; encoded by the coding sequence ATGAACGTTTCAGCATTGATTTTACCAATAATTTTAATTATTGTGTTTTATTTCTTTTTAATTCGACCTCAACAAAAACGTGCGAAAGAGCATCGTGAAATGATTAGTCGAATTGAATCAGGTCAACGTGTTACTACAATTGGTGGTTTAAAAGGTACAGTTAAAGCTGTAGATGAAACTACTGTAGTAATCACTGTAAATGGTCATGGTACAGAAATGACTTTTGAAAAACCAGCCATTAAACAAGTTGACCCATCATAA